TTCacgcacagtacgattccactattttatcctgttggatttcaatatgaactttgtgaggcgtcaaacgtttttgcttGATCGCCAACATCCGTCCTGCTCcacccaaaatcttaattccgtgtgcaTATCTttgggtgaaatagttgagacctccctGTAGACCTCTCTttgacaagtctgacgcatttggcaaaaaacataccccgatattatctggaatacgcgatagagaatcgacttcaaacatgttctgttcaatcgccattctGGAAGCTTATGGAACATGGTGAAGGGGGCACAGCTTaggatcgccatcggaaaggtccattcgaGATTGTTTTTCATCACCATGATGAATATGGGCAGAACAATTCTATCAAAGCCGCCACATCACATCAACTTAATGTGTGGAtcctaaatataataataacgtCCCAATCGAGCAAAATTTAAAATGCTCACTCACAGACACCTTTTTAGCCAGGGGTTTACTGATGGGAGTGTATGAACTTGAGAAACTACCGTATTTTTATATAAGCAACCAATATACACAATTGGTGcacaagcaataaaaaaaaaaaaaaaattatactgtaTGTCCTTTTAAATACCAAGAAGCTGTACAATACACAGAGTTTGGATTCTTGTGAGGATTGATTTAAAGTGGCTACCATAGTAAACAAAATGCGCagaaacacacagacaaaaacaaaaaaaaataccttctgAGGTACACAGGGTTTCAGTATTATGTTGTTGCTCTTTGTCCTTTAACTGTTTGTTCAGAAACGCCACTCGTCTggaataaaaacatgcattaacatGATCGTAGCCATCGATCACGATCGGAACCACTTGTAACCTTACGCCCTACCTGTGAAGCTGAGCGTTCTGGATGTGGAGGGCCTGCAGGTCTGCTGATTTTTCAGGGTCAAAACCACTGGAGTTCATCTGCGGTGACGACACTGTGATTTCCAGATGACTGAGCAACCGCTCTGCAATACTGCCTGCACACACAAAGCAGATGTGAATGGAGATAGGAACATGCTTGATGTTTAAGAGTGATAAAAACAGGtgtcagaagaaaatacttgACTGGgtgtaaaaaaaggaaaaaagctgtttgtttgttttttttttttttaaacacacccaatcgagtatttttttctgacacctgttttttacacttttaagaGTATGTACAGTTTGAACATCTAACTCAGTGATTCTTCACATACTATTAGAGGGAGCCCACATGGCACACTGCAAATCTCAGTGGTGTACTGTGAGGGGCTTCAGAGTCTTTTCACCAGAACTAaacttaaaacacacacacacacaccacacacacacacacacacaaaatcgcGTAACCTAGGATTTTTGTTAGCGGGCCACACTCACCCAAATGTGATCTCAAGTAGGCTGAAGAAGTATGTAAGTAACTTTCAATTGTTTTGGAGCAAATAATTACAGGTAATTTAGGAAAAGATTCACATTTATTACCAGGCCTTACGGTGAACAACtggtaagcacatctgcctcactatTCTGAGGATCAGGGCTCAAATcaaggccccacctgtgtggtgtttacattttcttccAGTGTcttggtgggttttctccaggtagtctAGTcccctaccacatcccaaaatatatTGTAACAATATTGctcacaggtgtgaatgtgagtgttagagtgtttttttttaactgagccctgcaattggctgccaacaagATCAATGTGTACCCTTCTgcttgcccaaagataggttCCAAAccgccctagtgaggataagcagtgcagaaagtagatggagggatgaatggaggATTACCATGCTGTACCATAACATatgaggaatgtttttttttttttttaacaaaaacgacttcaacagtattttttaatcagtgagtgagtgaatcaTTCTTTGTATATGgatacataaaaatacacacatgtggcattattgggggtggggggggtcctaCCAGACCAACCTTTTATGAACTTAAGCTTTTGAAAtagtgttttaaaatatttcaacaggAACCACTTATTTTCACAGAACTAAAGTACCTAAGTGGCACAGCATTTACTCTGCTACTGAAACTAGGAATTGTTAAGGCTTGACAAGTGAATCAATGAAATTTTAAGTGTCGTCAGTATGCTTTCCAGTGGACAAAATTAGCAAcagttaaaaattaaatacataaaaaatagtAGGGAATGCGTACTCTATTCCCACGGGCCATATTAGACACCCTGACGGGCCAGTTTTGACCCTCGGGTCATTCATTTGACACCATGATCTAACCAAACATATTTTAGATTCCCCAAACCTTCACCTTCCGACAGGCTTGGTATTTTTCCCATCATTTATTTTAGCGGTGGGCAAAGTATGGCCCGCAGGTGTGACCTGTTAAAAATTTCAATCCGGGTTTAGCATCCTAGACTGTCGCATTCAGCTAGGCCGCTTAACATGTTACTGGGTAAGCACAGCGCTTGCGGCGGGAGACTTTATGTTGACATCAGCGACGCCTGGTGCCGCAGTGGTTTGTGAACACAGTTCACTGCTGCTGGAGTTGACCAATCCCCATCCCAGGTTTAGGATGTATGTTTCATCGGCACACTTGTCCccatatgtacatttttaaaactatatATAACAATTTATTGCTTATTATTCAGCAGACCTACAAGATAGAGCTCACAGCCTCCTCAGTGCTTCGGGGAATACATGTTTAAAAGCCCCACTGTACGGGACTTACCTCAGAATgcatccaaaacaaaacaaaaaaaaaagtaaagagaagGAAAACGTACCTTTTCCTGCTATCAAAGTCTTGAGCTCTCCCAGAAGATACTGAACAGTCCTTAGTTTGCCTGCACTTATGTCCTCCCCACTGAGTGTGTCATGATGGGGTTCAGACAACTGACCAGGGTAAACCTTTTCGTCGTAGGCACGCATGCTCAAGCATGTATCACTTTGGACGTCTGTGTCTTTCACAGGCACAGAATCAATATCTTCACCATTGAAGGAGGCTTCCTGGTAACGGCCAATCAATTGGCCGTTGGTCTGACCTAGAGTCTGTTGACTTGATGAGTGGGCAGAATGGAGCGCTGATTCAGACTGAGTCACAGAGAGAAGGACAGAGGTCAAGGGCTGAGACTGGGCAGACCCGTGAAGTGGTTGAGACAACCTCAGTGATGGAAGCAAGTGAGACTGTCGGAGTGCATGCCCTTCCTTCACTCCTGACAGTGAAACTGGAGGACATTTTGCTCTTGGGACCTGTTTAGAACTCTTTTCTGAGGGGGGAATAATGCAAATGTCAATCGATACCAACAGAGCCATCCAGggtgtcccccccaaaaaactctgACTGCTATTTATGTACATTTaccgtttttgttttgacagtcCATGAATTTAAAGAAGAAATTGGAAGCCAAAGTCTCACAATTCCAAACGAAATTTTCCACAATATAATGAATCCATTGTTTCGTTTGCGGCAGTCTTTGAAAAatggtggcaaccagtttgcaAGGTATTTACAAATGTGCTAATGTGTAGCCTATCTTGTGGGACTGCTGTTTTCTTTCATGCCACTAATTTAACTTTTctgtatgttatttttaataataaattcaCTCAGACTTGTATCTTAGCCAAACACAAAAAACTAaacacagtggtgccttgagatacaagttgaaTTCAACCCTTGACCACAGTCCAAACTCGAAACATCTCAAACGATTGAAATTAAGACAAAGGACAATCCATTCCACCATTTCCTTCTCGTTTGTGTATTTTAACTCTTTTAGCACTGTCATAATGGGTATAGTTAGTAGTTTCACAGCTTTTAGGGGTAGTTTGAATTATTGTAATTGCATAAAGTAGCAAGGCGTTACAGTAATTTTAAATACCGGTGGTCTGCAGTGTCACCAGTTATCCCGGTGGTTTTAAGGGAAAAACAGCACGCTataagtgtaatttttttgttagttGTTTTTGTCTGTTGTTTAGTAAAAAATAGAATGTCAAGAATTAAtcagtttgtgcatcatgattgCTGTAATTCATTTTACTGTGCTCCTCATGGTGTGGCCACTAGGAGGCAGTcatacagaaaaacaaagtacgacgactactactactactgcgaCTGTGACTCAGTAACATGGTAGTTGTTTTTCATAATGGATAAAGAATTGTTGCCTTTTatatgtctacatgtgttgctctaATGTTTGCATTCAAATGTAGTTGATCACGGGGTTTTAAAACCAAAACTATCAATGCTGACTATTAGAATGTCAATGGCATTTCCACCATGTTAGCATAAAGATAGCAGGGCTTTTCTCAAGGCAATGTgtcattgttttaaatacacaatgtgtcatatctttgtttttatgttgtttgATAGGGAACATCTTGAACCCTCTTTTGTGATTGTTCATAacttgccaaactgctgcttgttatAAAGTTGATTTCATTCACTGCCACCATAAAGTACCTGTATTGAGTTTGCACCTCCCCACAAAATacattggaaaaaatgaaagctaatctaaaaaaaaaaaaaaacccacacaaagtGGGtcgcttgtatctcaaggcaccattgtATAATATGACTAATGGCCAGTCAAagagtaagttttttttttttttttggggggggggggacaccccgtttaaaaaaaaaaaaaaaaaaaaaaatcatatcaatTCAAAACTACCTGTCATTGGAGGGAATTTTTTGCTGGTCTTTTTCCCCGGTCCAGTGGATGGTTTAGATTTGCCTGTGCCACCAGTCACTGCTTTGGGAGTGTGTGTCACGAGTTCTAAGCACAAGCGCATCCAAAACTGATGATCACATCACTACATATTATGGTGATGTAACTATCATACAAGCTCTTCATCTGGTGACAAGGTTCAAGCAACTTCAAATTCCAATTTGTGACTTTGAAAGCCCTCTTACCTGGCTTGTCCACCCGCAGCATCCCAGAGAGTAAAACAGCGCAACGATCCAGCCCTGAGTGAAGACTGGCCACCTGAAAAAGAAGTGTCTGATGTCTTCACAATAAATCACATATATTATGCTTTGGTGTGACATGACGTGTTGGATAAATTGTCGCGGATACATGAGTGGTATTACTATTAAGACAActgcaaataaaaatctgtcaaaATCAGTCCCTCCCTCATTATAATCAGACTCCCAACTGACCACCAAACTTCAAAATGCCCCTCTTTAAAATAAAGCCGTTGGAACTAATTACAAGTACTTTATGACATCATGCAGGTATATTTACTTCAATGGTCTATCTTTGCAACAACTTGTTATCCcctcatttgaaaacatatcTGTACTAGGTGTGTAATAATTCACATTTGCAATTATAGGCCAATGTTAAATCACCCATTTCAAaagttcagggaaaaaaaaaaaaatgtactacaaCAGCTTAAAGTTTACATGGCCTCTAGCAATCCATTTGAACTTCTGTCCAGATTCAGGGAAGACTACTCTACTGAAACAGCTCTTGTAATTGTGACAAACTATCTTTTACTAGCTATGAATTGTGACATCAGCAATACAATACTCGCTCCTCAATGTCAGCGTCGAAACACGTATCGGTATTACAGGCCCAGCACATTCTTAGTTCAGATATTATCCCTTAGGTAGGATGAACCATGTAATTCATGGTAATGCGACCACTGAGTATTGTACTGTCATTTGCAGAGTTCAGCACGGGTCGATACTCAGCcctcttttatttattatttatatccTTCCGCTTGGCAATACCATGAACAAATATAAGATTAGGTGTCACTGTTGTGCTGATGACATTCAGGTGTTCATGTCAT
This DNA window, taken from Syngnathoides biaculeatus isolate LvHL_M chromosome 2, ASM1980259v1, whole genome shotgun sequence, encodes the following:
- the ccdc14 gene encoding coiled-coil domain-containing protein 14 isoform X7, yielding MLRVDKPELVTHTPKAVTGGTGKSKPSTGPGKKTSKKFPPMTEKSSKQVPRAKCPPVSLSGVKEGHALRQSHLLPSLRLSQPLHGSAQSQPLTSVLLSVTQSESALHSAHSSSQQTLGQTNGQLIGRYQEASFNGEDIDSVPVKDTDVQSDTCLSMRAYDEKVYPGQLSEPHHDTLSGEDISAGKLRTVQYLLGELKTLIAGKGSIAERLLSHLEITVSSPQMNSSGFDPEKSADLQALHIQNAQLHRRVAFLNKQLKDKEQQHNTETLCTSEVLNLPEDLADAQSRLQEIQVILADVRKSLLDTKKQLRDSEARNAVMKSDLDTLRTKFVQSEQAKSEMASLAQQRLEKIKNLESIIKSGEVSECDTVVDLATSDPALKEQYDDHSRANERISKYLMTLEQPEASHIGGNVHMAAEREENTPEEAKMSSTLLRKQPSHPNLDLNWTHTDGFEGLRLSEQPMVKEGQRLFDLFLSEGKLDTMSTDCSMRSVSSFDTRDEAAFRDGLAALDASIASLQKTIKQDLGR
- the ccdc14 gene encoding coiled-coil domain-containing protein 14 isoform X6 codes for the protein MKGSVKRKVASLHSGLDRCAVLLSGMLRVDKPELVTHTPKAVTGGTGKSKPSTGPGKKTSKKFPPMTEKSSKQVPRAKCPPVSLSGVKEGHALRQSHLLPSLRLSQPLHGSAQSQPLTSVLLSVTQSESALHSAHSSSQQTLGQTNGQLIGRYQEASFNGEDIDSVPVKDTDVQSDTCLSMRAYDEKVYPGQLSEPHHDTLSGEDISAGKLRTVQYLLGELKTLIAGKGSIAERLLSHLEITVSSPQMNSSGFDPEKSADLQALHIQNAQLHRRVAFLNKQLKDKEQQHNTETLCTSEVLNLPEDLADAQSRLQEIQVILADVRKSLLDTKKQLRDSEARNAVMKSDLDTLRTKFVQSEQAKSEMASLAQQRLEKIKNLESIIKSGEVSECDTVVDLATSDPALKEQYDDHSRANERISKYLMTLEQPEASHIGGNVHMAAEREENTPEEAKMSSTLLRKQPSHPNLDLNWTHTDGFEGLRLSEQPMVKEGQRLFDLFLSEGKLDTMSTDCSMRSVSSFDTRDEAAFRDGLAALDASIASLQKTIKQDLGR
- the ccdc14 gene encoding coiled-coil domain-containing protein 14 isoform X5 — its product is MKFLSDERKCETKGTDIWKGARWRNQDPQDQVASLHSGLDRCAVLLSGMLRVDKPELVTHTPKAVTGGTGKSKPSTGPGKKTSKKFPPMTEKSSKQVPRAKCPPVSLSGVKEGHALRQSHLLPSLRLSQPLHGSAQSQPLTSVLLSVTQSESALHSAHSSSQQTLGQTNGQLIGRYQEASFNGEDIDSVPVKDTDVQSDTCLSMRAYDEKVYPGQLSEPHHDTLSGEDISAGKLRTVQYLLGELKTLIAGKGSIAERLLSHLEITVSSPQMNSSGFDPEKSADLQALHIQNAQLHRRVAFLNKQLKDKEQQHNTETLCTSEVLNLPEDLADAQSRLQEIQVILADVRKSLLDTKKQLRDSEARNAVMKSDLDTLRTKFVQSEQAKSEMASLAQQRLEKIKNLESIIKSGEVSECDTVVDLATSDPALKEQYDDHSRANERISKYLMTLEQPEASHIGGNVHMAAEREENTPEEAKMSSTLLRKQPSHPNLDLNWTHTDGFEGLRLSEQPMVKEGQRLFDLFLSEGKLDTMSTDCSMRSVSSFDTRDEAAFRDGLAALDASIASLQKTIKQDLGR